The proteins below come from a single Cervus elaphus chromosome 4, mCerEla1.1, whole genome shotgun sequence genomic window:
- the GINS2 gene encoding DNA replication complex GINS protein PSF2 isoform X2 has translation MKGPWAGSLSAPPSARGHFCRAGCCWPPLPSGASPGLQSCSWLSRCIAWLPLPPLTALQAFLSLLGLGSRCPLSLCIASDNIPKADEIRTLIKDVWDTRIAKFRVSADSFVRQQEAHAKLDNLTLMEINTSGAFLTQALNHMYKLRTNLQPSDSAQSQDF, from the exons ATGAAAGGCCCCTGGGCGGGCTCCCTGTCGGCTCCTCCCTCGGCCAGAGGACACTTCTGTAGAGCAGGCTGCTGCTGGCCTCCCCTGCCCTCTGGAGCCTCTCCAGGCTTGCAGTCCTGCTCGTGGCTTTCACGCTGCATAGCCTGGCTCCCTCTTCCCCCTCTCACAGCGCTGCaggccttcctctctctcctgggcCTGGGGTCACGTTGTCCTCTCTCACTCTGCAT TGCTTCGGACAACATCCCGAAAGCAGATGAGATCCGGACCCTGATCAAGGACGTGTGGGACACTCGCATAGCCAAGTTCCGGGTGTCTGCCGACAGCTTCGTGAGGCAGCAGGAGGCACACGCCAAG CTGGATAACTTGACCCTGATGGAGATCAACACCAGCGGGGCTTTCCTCACACAAGCGCTCAACCACATGTACAAACTCCGCACAAACCTGCAACCTTCGGACAGCGCCCAGTCTCAGGACTTCTAG